From a region of the Chiloscyllium punctatum isolate Juve2018m chromosome 1, sChiPun1.3, whole genome shotgun sequence genome:
- the LOC140481233 gene encoding N-acetyllactosaminide beta-1,3-N-acetylglucosaminyltransferase 4-like: MTVAVLTRGMKGILVFSVVVIVGFTLYNPVIIMKKKVEILSYLDKFMWRSKVPPAAINSSNVTQAEAHIDQPRAEPTPGPCHPNLAYNSLTSKLKPIYKDFMMYRHCREFPLLCRAASCDGEHTFLLLAIKSLAEHADRRASIRSTWGQERVVGGAVVRRVFLLGLTESQIRSQAVQALVDHESKQYNDIIQWGFRESFFNVTLKETLFWKWFSQDCRSVKFVFKGDDDVFVNVDNVVEYLKEYNPSHDLYVGDVFQNWYPTRAEHSKYFIPLFLYGKKPYPPYAGGGGYLLSGTSIFKLHKAAEDEELFPIDDAFVGICAQRAKIEVIAHRGFRTYGNIPYDPCIYRGLMVVHRVTPNELWLIWSLLKINRKPCSQFTRVSVKP, translated from the coding sequence ATGACCGTCGCTGTGTTGACACGTGGAATGAAAGGCATCCTGGTATTTTCAGTTGTGGTCATAGTTGGTTTCACTTTATACAATCCAGTCATCATCATGAAGAAGAAAGTAGAGATCCTGTCATACCTCGACAAGTTCATGTGGCGTTCCAAGGTTCCGCCAGCCGCAATAAATTCCAGTAACGTGACTCAGGCTGAGGCGCACATTGATCAGCCCAGAGCAGAGCCAACTCCAGGCCCCTGCCATCCCAACCTGGCTTACAACAGTCTGACCTCCAAGCTCAAGCCAATCTACAAGGACTTCATGATGTACCGACACTGCAGGGAGTTCCCACTCCTGTGCAGGGCTGCCAGCTGTGATGGGGAACACACCTTCCTGCTGTTGGCAATTAAGTCGCTGGCAGAGCATGCAGACCGGCGGGCATCTATCCGCAGCACTTGGGGGCAGGAACGGGTTGTTGGAGGGGCAGTGGTGCGCCGCGTCTTCCTCCTGGGCCTCACAGAGAGTCAGATCCGCTCTCAGGCTGTGCAGGCCTTGGTTGACCATGAGAGCAAGCAATACAATGACATCATCCAATGGGGCTTTCGTGAGTCCTTCTTCAATGTCACACTGAAGGAGACCCTTTTCTGGAAGTGGTTCTCCCAGGACTGCCGGTCCGTGAAGTTTGTCTTCAAGGGTGACGACGATGTGTTTGTTAACGTGGACAATGTTGTGGAATATTTAAAGGAATACAATCCTTCCCATGATCTTTATGTCGGGGATGTCTTCCAAAACTGGTACCCGACGAGAGCAGAGCATAGCAAGTACTTCATCCCACTTTTTCTATACGGCAAAAAACCTTACCCTCCCTATGCTGGCGGGGGTGGTTACCTGTTGTCTGGAACGTCAATCTTCAAACTACACAAGGCCGCTGAGGATGAGGAGCTCTTTCCCATTGATGATGCTTTTGTGGGAATATGTGCACAGAGGGCCAAAATTGAAGTGATTGCTCACAGAGGCTTCCGTACTTATGGGAATATTCCATACGACCCATGCATTTACCGAGGATTAATGGTTGTTCACCGAGTGACGCCCAATGAGTTATGGTTGATCTGGAGCTTGCTAAAGATTAACAGGAAGCCATGCAGTCAGTTTACAAGAGTTTCAGTTAAACCATGA